From a region of the Microbacterium sp. nov. GSS16 genome:
- a CDS encoding biotin--[acetyl-CoA-carboxylase] ligase: MRLAHSRAVADPLIVLDSCGSTNAELRERLAGERLGHLAALVTDSQTAGRGRLDRTWTTPAGSALAVSVLLRDLPADVDAWGWLPLAAGVAMTDAVAAQLSAHDVGFKWPNDVLVGGRKICGILAEVTPDGVIMGSGVNTAMTADELPVPTATSFAALGASADIDRLLSDYLTGLRDLVAELTRVGPVASGLHAAAERRCLSLGRDVEVTMPHGETLHGRAVRLHDDACLVVEADGAERAVASGDVVHARLA; the protein is encoded by the coding sequence ATGCGGCTTGCGCACAGCCGAGCCGTCGCCGACCCGCTCATCGTGCTCGACTCGTGCGGCTCGACCAACGCCGAGCTGCGCGAGCGGCTCGCCGGCGAGCGGCTCGGACATCTCGCGGCGCTCGTGACCGACTCGCAGACCGCCGGCCGGGGCCGGCTGGATCGCACGTGGACCACACCTGCGGGCTCCGCGCTCGCCGTCTCGGTGCTGCTGCGCGATCTGCCCGCCGACGTCGACGCGTGGGGCTGGCTTCCGCTCGCTGCGGGAGTCGCGATGACGGATGCCGTGGCCGCGCAGCTGTCCGCGCACGATGTGGGGTTCAAGTGGCCCAACGACGTGCTCGTCGGCGGCCGCAAGATCTGCGGAATACTCGCCGAGGTCACGCCGGACGGCGTGATCATGGGCAGCGGGGTGAACACCGCGATGACGGCCGATGAGCTGCCGGTGCCCACGGCCACGTCGTTCGCGGCGCTGGGCGCGTCTGCCGACATCGATCGCCTGCTTTCGGACTACCTCACCGGCCTTCGCGACCTGGTCGCCGAGCTGACCCGCGTCGGGCCTGTCGCGTCCGGGCTGCACGCCGCGGCCGAGAGGCGCTGTCTCAGCCTCGGCCGCGACGTCGAGGTGACGATGCCGCACGGCGAGACGCTGCACGGCCGCGCCGTGCGTCTGCACGACGACGCATGCCTGGTGGTCGAAGCCGACGGCGCCGAGCGCGCCGTGGCATCCGGTGATGTCGTGCACGCCCGGCTCGCCTGA
- a CDS encoding CDP-glycerol glycerophosphotransferase family protein: MGVVSDGKKAYRLLKKALVSRAAVQRVRRRLAAQGPHPQGHYRIAVYFADGAVNMYQMRQWYRPLAELAKRWPVVVLSRSATGAERLIEEDAPPVAFVPTVRDLERFIAEQDIRIVLYVNQNTRNFQMFRYGRRWHVFINHGESDKMYMTTNQYKAYDYALIAGQAARDRLSRTLWDYDLDTRTIEIGRPQADHYSGTLPYTPDERMVVLYAPTWEGDRPSAHYGSIASHGETLVSALLATGRHRVIYRPHPRSGVVNDEYGAAHRRILTAIDQANAADPRAQHVYDDGPELGWQLAAADVAVVDISAMVYDRLAAGKPLLITRPSDERASIDTTGYLSACEWLTVDGATRIVAEVERVAADDEAVARLRTWVQHYFGDTAPGAATAKFHGAIEQLMHKWDEWHARDAGARASDQDGGDGADEDDD, translated from the coding sequence ATGGGTGTGGTCTCAGATGGGAAGAAGGCGTATCGACTGCTTAAGAAGGCGCTCGTCTCGCGCGCGGCCGTGCAGCGGGTGCGACGCCGCCTCGCCGCGCAGGGCCCGCACCCGCAGGGGCACTACCGCATCGCGGTGTACTTCGCCGACGGCGCCGTCAACATGTATCAGATGCGCCAGTGGTACCGGCCGCTCGCCGAGCTGGCGAAGCGGTGGCCCGTCGTCGTGCTGTCCCGCAGCGCCACCGGCGCGGAGCGGCTGATCGAGGAGGACGCCCCTCCGGTCGCCTTCGTGCCGACCGTACGTGATCTCGAGCGGTTCATCGCCGAGCAGGACATCCGCATCGTGCTCTACGTCAACCAGAACACCCGCAACTTCCAGATGTTCCGCTACGGCCGCCGCTGGCACGTGTTCATCAACCACGGCGAGTCCGACAAGATGTACATGACCACCAATCAGTACAAGGCGTACGACTACGCGCTGATCGCGGGTCAGGCCGCTCGCGATCGGCTCAGTCGCACGCTGTGGGACTACGACCTCGACACGCGCACGATCGAGATCGGCCGGCCCCAGGCCGACCACTACTCGGGCACTCTGCCGTACACCCCCGACGAGCGCATGGTCGTGCTCTACGCCCCGACCTGGGAGGGCGATCGTCCGTCGGCGCACTACGGCTCGATCGCATCGCACGGCGAGACCCTGGTCAGCGCGCTGCTCGCCACCGGACGCCACCGGGTGATCTACCGTCCGCATCCGCGCAGCGGCGTCGTGAACGACGAGTACGGCGCGGCGCACCGCCGCATCCTCACAGCGATCGACCAGGCCAACGCCGCCGACCCCCGCGCTCAGCACGTCTACGACGACGGCCCCGAGCTCGGCTGGCAGCTGGCCGCGGCCGACGTCGCCGTCGTCGACATATCCGCGATGGTCTATGACCGGCTCGCCGCCGGCAAGCCGCTGCTGATCACGCGTCCGTCCGACGAGCGGGCATCCATCGACACGACCGGATACCTGTCGGCCTGCGAGTGGCTCACCGTCGATGGCGCTACGCGCATCGTGGCGGAGGTCGAGCGGGTCGCCGCCGACGACGAGGCGGTCGCGCGGCTGCGCACCTGGGTGCAGCACTACTTCGGCGACACCGCCCCCGGAGCTGCCACCGCGAAGTTCCACGGCGCGATCGAGCAGCTCATGCACAAGTGGGACGAGTGGCATGCCAGGGATGCCGGAGCCCGGGCATCCGACCAGGACGGCGGCGACGGAGCCGACGAGGACGACGACTGA
- a CDS encoding glycosyltransferase family 2 protein: MPVLNERDYLEHAVRSVLEQDIDGPVELVLALGPSSDGTTELAGRLAAEDPRIILVDNPAAHIPVGLNAAIRASRHPTIIRVDAHSELSPGYARRALETLRRTGAANVGGIMRADGRTPFQRAVARLYNSPVGLGGGAYHGSEHEGEAESAYLGVMRRDVVEQVGLFDETIRRGEDWELNLRIRQAGHLVWFDPALSVTYWPRESWSRLARQFRATGAWRGELVRRFGRRNGLRFFAPPALVVVTAVALLVAILQLVGVLRGIAALIASVIYLPLIAYALLVIGVGVVSPGPVRQRLWTMAVLPTMHLSWGLGFIGGALRGAGDTVDASRLGSRNTPLP, from the coding sequence ATGCCGGTTCTGAACGAGCGCGACTACCTTGAGCACGCCGTGCGCTCGGTGCTGGAGCAGGACATCGACGGCCCCGTCGAGCTCGTGCTCGCGCTGGGTCCGTCCAGCGACGGCACCACCGAGCTGGCCGGACGCCTCGCGGCTGAGGACCCCCGCATCATCCTGGTCGACAACCCCGCCGCGCACATCCCGGTGGGACTGAACGCCGCGATCCGGGCCAGCCGGCACCCCACGATCATCCGCGTCGACGCGCACTCCGAGCTCTCCCCCGGGTACGCCCGCCGCGCGCTCGAGACGCTGCGGCGCACGGGAGCGGCGAACGTCGGCGGGATCATGCGCGCCGACGGCCGCACCCCCTTTCAGCGCGCCGTGGCGCGACTGTACAACTCGCCCGTGGGGCTCGGCGGCGGCGCCTACCACGGCAGCGAGCACGAGGGCGAAGCCGAGTCGGCGTATCTCGGCGTGATGCGCCGCGACGTCGTCGAGCAGGTGGGTCTGTTCGACGAGACCATCCGACGCGGCGAGGACTGGGAGCTGAATCTGCGAATCCGGCAGGCCGGTCACCTCGTGTGGTTCGACCCGGCGCTCTCGGTCACGTACTGGCCGCGCGAGAGCTGGTCGCGTCTGGCGCGCCAGTTCCGTGCCACGGGTGCGTGGCGGGGCGAGCTGGTGCGCCGGTTCGGTCGTCGCAACGGGCTGCGCTTCTTCGCGCCGCCCGCCCTGGTGGTGGTGACGGCGGTCGCTCTGCTGGTCGCCATCCTGCAGCTCGTCGGCGTGCTGCGCGGCATCGCCGCCCTGATCGCCTCGGTGATCTATCTGCCCCTCATCGCCTACGCTCTGCTGGTCATCGGAGTGGGCGTGGTGAGCCCGGGCCCGGTGCGGCAGCGTCTGTGGACGATGGCCGTGCTGCCGACCATGCACTTGTCATGGGGTCTCGGCTTCATCGGCGGCGCGCTGCGCGGCGCCGGCGACACGGTGGATGCGTCGCGACTCGGGTCGCGCAATACGCCGCTGCCCTGA
- a CDS encoding CDP-glycerol glycerophosphotransferase family protein: MTTARIDEQTQTLIVSGTGARPASAALVGPRARVSARLTGGGKTWKATLPLQTSRWGGAALPLPAGAYELTVEGVELGDVEIEPTLLAGLRIEVRGADVVIAPPIAPIYETPEGQRTLEQRYASQIGAGENAVFFESFYGQTAGCNPRAIDRVLAERAPSVTRYWSVTDLSVEVPEGAVPVVEGGPDWWRARAESRILIVNDWLRRRFVRKPGQIVLQTWHGTPLKRLALHRPGFDPRRMAAVFKESRRWDVLLAQNPYAARILKKAYAFFGKPIWVEGYPRNDVLVNGDPAPVREALGIRADERVILYAPTWRDDRSEMVDFVDPQLLAEQTDSVVLVRGHSRTIRPGRDHAGARVIDVTGYPETARLLLIADVLVTDYSSVMFDFSVTGRPMFFLVPDLEHYRGELRGFYFDLAERAPGPLVHSQEELVRALDEPEVPEAYRERYAAWRAQFNRRDDGQAANRVVSRILDQGWLTA; this comes from the coding sequence ATGACCACGGCTCGCATCGATGAGCAGACTCAGACGCTGATCGTCTCGGGCACAGGCGCCCGTCCGGCATCCGCCGCCCTCGTCGGGCCGCGCGCCCGCGTCAGCGCCCGCCTCACCGGCGGCGGGAAGACGTGGAAGGCGACGCTGCCGCTGCAGACCTCGCGCTGGGGAGGAGCAGCGCTGCCGCTGCCCGCGGGCGCATACGAGCTGACGGTGGAGGGCGTCGAGCTCGGCGACGTCGAGATCGAGCCGACGCTGCTGGCAGGTCTGCGGATCGAGGTGCGCGGCGCGGATGTCGTCATCGCCCCGCCCATCGCGCCCATCTACGAGACGCCGGAGGGGCAGCGCACGCTCGAGCAGCGATACGCCTCGCAGATCGGCGCCGGTGAGAACGCGGTCTTCTTCGAGAGCTTCTACGGCCAGACCGCCGGATGCAATCCGCGGGCGATCGACCGCGTGCTCGCCGAGCGTGCCCCGTCGGTGACCAGGTACTGGAGCGTCACCGACCTGTCGGTGGAGGTGCCAGAAGGCGCGGTGCCGGTCGTCGAGGGCGGACCGGACTGGTGGCGGGCACGTGCGGAATCGCGCATCCTCATCGTCAACGACTGGCTCAGACGTCGCTTCGTGCGCAAACCCGGCCAGATCGTGCTGCAGACCTGGCACGGCACGCCGCTGAAGCGGCTCGCCCTGCACCGGCCCGGATTCGACCCGCGCCGGATGGCGGCGGTCTTCAAGGAGTCCCGTCGGTGGGATGTGCTGCTCGCGCAGAACCCGTACGCCGCCCGCATCCTGAAGAAGGCGTACGCGTTCTTCGGCAAGCCGATCTGGGTCGAGGGCTACCCCCGCAACGACGTGCTCGTGAACGGCGATCCGGCGCCCGTCCGCGAGGCTCTGGGCATCCGCGCCGACGAGCGGGTCATCCTCTACGCGCCCACCTGGCGCGACGACCGCTCCGAGATGGTCGACTTCGTCGACCCGCAGCTGCTGGCCGAGCAGACCGACTCGGTCGTGCTGGTGCGCGGTCACTCGCGCACCATCCGGCCGGGGCGCGATCATGCCGGGGCCAGGGTCATCGACGTCACCGGGTACCCCGAGACCGCTCGGCTGCTGCTCATCGCCGATGTGCTCGTCACCGACTACTCCTCGGTGATGTTCGACTTCAGCGTCACGGGACGGCCGATGTTCTTCCTCGTGCCCGATCTCGAGCACTACCGCGGAGAGCTGCGCGGGTTCTACTTCGACCTCGCCGAGCGCGCGCCGGGGCCGCTCGTGCACAGCCAGGAGGAACTGGTGCGAGCGCTAGACGAGCCCGAGGTGCCTGAGGCCTACCGCGAGCGGTACGCCGCGTGGCGCGCGCAGTTCAACCGGCGCGATGACGGGCAGGCCGCGAATCGCGTCGTCTCGCGCATCCTCGATCAGGGATGGCTGACCGCCTGA